A genomic window from Lactobacillus sp. ESL0677 includes:
- the scpB gene encoding SMC-Scp complex subunit ScpB, which produces MPSKIAQLEALLYVAGDNGIASDNLCELLQVGQPALRELAKNLADKLQKNHDSGLQLLHINHNYKLTTRPEVAKTVASYFQKDLTKTLSQSALEILAIVAYRQPITRVEIDDIRGVNSSGALQTLIWRGLVKVDGKKDAPGHPNLYVTSDYFLQYFGYQSLADLPLIEDFEDDSINAEGEIDLFAAKGQADKNLASMQKGEK; this is translated from the coding sequence ATGCCAAGTAAAATTGCGCAATTAGAGGCGCTACTTTATGTAGCAGGAGACAACGGGATTGCTAGTGATAATTTATGCGAATTATTGCAGGTTGGCCAGCCGGCTTTACGAGAGTTGGCTAAAAACTTGGCTGATAAATTGCAGAAAAATCATGATTCAGGATTGCAATTGCTGCATATTAACCACAATTACAAACTGACAACGCGTCCTGAAGTTGCTAAGACAGTAGCTAGTTACTTTCAAAAAGATTTAACGAAGACACTCAGTCAGTCAGCTTTGGAAATTTTGGCAATTGTCGCTTATCGCCAGCCAATTACACGGGTCGAAATTGATGACATTCGCGGAGTTAACTCATCTGGCGCATTGCAAACACTGATTTGGCGTGGTCTTGTTAAGGTTGACGGTAAAAAAGATGCGCCGGGGCATCCCAACTTGTATGTTACTAGTGACTACTTCCTGCAGTACTTTGGTTACCAAAGTTTAGCCGATTTACCGCTAATTGAAGATTTTGAAGATGACAGTATTAATGCGGAAGGCGAAATAGATTTATTTGCGGCTAAGGGTCAGGCTGATAAGAACTTGGCCAGCATGCAAAAAGGAGAAAAATAA
- a CDS encoding pseudouridine synthase yields the protein MALQRLQKVIAEAGIASRRKAEKMITEGRVTVDGEIITKLGTKVETFSNITVDGEPIERESLHTYVFYKPRGVVSTANDDKGRKTVVDYFSDLPYRLYPVGRLDYDTSGLLLMTNDGELANLMMHPRNKVAKVYVARIEGQLLPEESKQLARGVEFDHHKSSPAKVKVIRTDKKHNRQIVQLTIHEGHYHQVKKMFKAVNHQVEKLAREKYSFLTLDGLVSGKYRELSHEEVDRLKHVD from the coding sequence ATGGCGTTACAACGTTTACAAAAAGTAATTGCTGAGGCGGGAATCGCCTCAAGACGCAAGGCCGAAAAGATGATTACGGAAGGTCGCGTCACTGTAGATGGTGAAATTATCACTAAACTTGGGACCAAAGTGGAAACTTTTAGCAACATTACGGTTGATGGTGAACCAATCGAACGTGAGAGCTTGCACACCTATGTGTTTTATAAACCACGGGGAGTTGTTTCAACTGCTAATGATGACAAGGGAAGAAAAACGGTGGTCGATTACTTTAGCGACTTACCATACCGGTTATACCCAGTAGGACGTCTTGATTACGATACGTCGGGCTTGTTATTAATGACTAATGATGGTGAATTGGCTAATTTAATGATGCATCCGCGTAACAAGGTTGCTAAGGTTTATGTTGCCCGCATTGAGGGGCAATTATTGCCTGAAGAAAGCAAACAATTAGCGCGCGGAGTTGAATTTGATCACCACAAGAGTTCCCCAGCTAAAGTAAAAGTCATTCGTACGGATAAAAAGCATAACCGGCAGATTGTCCAATTGACCATTCATGAAGGACATTATCACCAAGTTAAAAAAATGTTTAAGGCTGTTAACCATCAAGTTGAAAAACTGGCGCGAGAGAAGTATTCTTTCTTGACACTTGATGGTCTTGTGTCTGGTAAATATCGCGAATTGTCTCATGAAGAAGTTGACAGATTGAAGCATGTAGACTAG
- a CDS encoding ECF transporter S component has product MKSKSTSNLALLIACAMFGAVAFVIIKFTGIPILPNASFLKFDFSDVIITIGMFLFGIWPGIFIAIIRMLISLVYSGFSLPSVVGQLAALLASISFALPFYFVTRNMKRDETSGMKRHVKPIIGLICGTIAMAIVLATLNALILTPMYAVTMIPKLPAIHGYSGLLGFTEKVYLGQMLHIPSMGAYIFGIIVPFNLVKGLINSVVVYLLFEAVLRNLKPFVQKNFNLKR; this is encoded by the coding sequence TTGAAGAGTAAGAGTACGAGTAATTTAGCATTATTAATCGCCTGTGCGATGTTTGGTGCGGTAGCATTTGTCATTATTAAGTTTACGGGGATTCCAATTTTACCGAATGCGAGTTTCTTAAAATTTGATTTTTCTGATGTCATTATTACAATTGGGATGTTTCTTTTTGGCATTTGGCCAGGGATCTTTATTGCGATTATTAGAATGCTGATAAGTTTAGTTTATAGTGGTTTTAGTTTGCCAAGTGTTGTTGGTCAGTTAGCAGCATTGTTAGCATCAATTTCCTTTGCATTACCATTTTACTTTGTTACTAGAAATATGAAGCGTGATGAAACAAGTGGAATGAAGCGACACGTTAAGCCAATTATTGGTTTGATTTGCGGAACAATTGCCATGGCGATTGTTTTGGCAACTCTGAATGCTTTGATTTTGACGCCAATGTATGCCGTAACAATGATACCAAAATTGCCAGCAATCCACGGCTATTCTGGTTTGCTTGGGTTTACCGAAAAGGTATACTTAGGTCAGATGTTACATATTCCATCAATGGGAGCATATATTTTCGGAATAATTGTTCCATTCAATCTCGTAAAGGGACTGATCAACAGTGTTGTTGTTTACCTATTGTTTGAAGCAGTTTTACGTAATTTGAAACCTTTTGTTCAAAAGAATTTCAATTTAAAGAGATAA
- a CDS encoding LysM domain-containing protein — protein MNQKQEKLYKHYARPNEPRAVINKPHYKGWLITMAILVVVIIALIPVVHHLASSGQVKEQAVELQKTTQKSPKTPAKHVNRVKQAAKSKTKKAKVTGKIQQLPKVKAKKATVKKSSAEKSQAKTQQVPSQYVVQVGDTLTSIAQKNNVLPQELVRLNGLSTDGQVYAGQTLKLK, from the coding sequence ATGAATCAAAAACAGGAAAAATTATATAAACATTATGCACGTCCAAATGAGCCCAGAGCCGTGATTAACAAGCCACATTATAAAGGCTGGCTAATCACGATGGCAATTTTGGTCGTTGTGATTATTGCTCTTATTCCTGTTGTTCATCACTTAGCTTCAAGTGGTCAGGTCAAGGAGCAGGCTGTTGAATTGCAAAAAACAACCCAAAAGTCACCTAAAACCCCTGCTAAGCATGTGAATCGAGTAAAGCAAGCGGCTAAAAGCAAAACCAAAAAGGCGAAGGTTACGGGTAAAATACAGCAATTACCTAAAGTTAAAGCTAAAAAGGCCACAGTTAAGAAATCCTCGGCTGAAAAGTCGCAAGCCAAAACGCAGCAGGTGCCAAGTCAATATGTTGTTCAAGTTGGTGATACTTTAACTAGCATTGCACAAAAGAATAACGTCTTGCCGCAAGAATTAGTACGACTTAATGGCCTTAGTACTGACGGCCAGGTATATGCCGGACAAACACTTAAATTGAAATAA
- the cmk gene encoding (d)CMP kinase produces MQVAIDGPASAGKSTVAKIIAQKLDFIYIDTGAMYRACTVIARSHHLDYGDEAGILKAIDQDGIELKAVNGEQKVFAGTKDISREIRTPEISANVSQVSALAGVRAKMVILQRQMAGKVNVIMDGRDIGTTVLPAAEVKIFLVASPRSRAQRRMLDLQERGIKSDKTVDEIEQDIADRDYKDSHREISPLKKASDAIEIDTTTMTIDQVVAAILAEIKKSQKKL; encoded by the coding sequence ATGCAAGTAGCAATTGATGGACCAGCTTCAGCTGGTAAAAGTACTGTCGCAAAAATTATTGCGCAAAAGTTAGATTTTATTTACATTGACACTGGAGCAATGTACCGTGCATGTACGGTGATTGCCCGGTCACATCACCTTGATTATGGCGATGAGGCTGGAATTTTAAAAGCAATTGACCAAGATGGTATTGAACTTAAAGCTGTCAATGGTGAACAAAAGGTCTTTGCTGGCACGAAAGATATTTCTCGCGAGATTCGGACACCAGAAATTTCTGCCAATGTCTCACAGGTATCTGCTTTGGCTGGTGTGCGGGCTAAAATGGTTATTTTGCAGCGGCAAATGGCTGGAAAAGTAAATGTAATAATGGATGGCCGTGATATCGGGACGACTGTTTTACCTGCTGCCGAAGTTAAAATCTTTTTAGTGGCATCACCAAGATCGCGGGCGCAAAGACGGATGCTCGACTTGCAGGAGCGCGGAATTAAGTCCGATAAAACAGTTGATGAAATTGAGCAAGATATTGCAGATCGCGACTATAAAGATTCCCATCGTGAAATTTCACCGCTGAAAAAGGCGTCAGATGCGATTGAAATCGATACAACGACCATGACAATTGACCAAGTTGTTGCCGCAATTTTGGCTGAAATTAAAAAAAGTCAAAAAAAACTATAA
- the rpsA gene encoding 30S ribosomal protein S1, giving the protein MSENSNQFLDALKQMQGVEVGDIVDVEVLDVEDGQIDVGVENAGVEGVIPRREFTSDRNADLRDLVKPGDKLKALVLRKAGGDKENGEFFFSVTRLKEREAYDELQKDFEAGKTIEGTVTASVRGGLLVDVGTRGFLPASLISNRYVSDLKPYIGKTMKLKITEIDPSKNRLILSHKDLIEEEREEAFDKVASQLVVGDVVEGKVSRLTNFGAFVDVGGVDGLVHISEISYKHVDKPSDVLKAGQDVKVKVIGIDDDRHRISLSIKQTEPSPFEQATSDLHEGDIFEGEVKSLTNFGAFVEVADGIQGLVHVSEISYKHVDKPSDVLEVGQTVKVKVLNIDPSERRISLSMKAADSKGSDNEGSRSHSSYNNNRNSVKKYMNNEDSGFALGDIIGDQLKDRR; this is encoded by the coding sequence ATGTCAGAAAACAGTAATCAATTTTTAGATGCATTGAAACAAATGCAAGGGGTTGAGGTCGGAGATATCGTCGATGTAGAAGTATTAGACGTTGAAGACGGCCAAATCGATGTTGGTGTTGAAAATGCTGGTGTCGAAGGTGTAATCCCACGTCGTGAATTCACTTCAGATCGTAACGCCGATTTACGTGACCTTGTTAAACCGGGTGATAAGCTTAAAGCTTTAGTTTTAAGAAAAGCCGGCGGTGACAAGGAAAACGGTGAGTTCTTCTTCTCAGTAACTCGTCTTAAGGAAAGAGAAGCTTATGACGAATTACAAAAGGACTTTGAAGCAGGTAAGACAATCGAAGGTACTGTCACAGCTTCTGTTCGTGGTGGTTTATTAGTTGACGTTGGTACTAGAGGATTTTTACCAGCTTCACTTATTTCTAACCGTTATGTTTCTGATCTTAAGCCTTACATTGGTAAGACTATGAAACTTAAGATTACCGAAATTGATCCAAGTAAGAATCGTCTGATTCTTTCACATAAGGACTTAATTGAAGAAGAACGTGAAGAAGCCTTTGATAAAGTAGCATCACAATTAGTTGTTGGTGATGTTGTTGAAGGTAAAGTTTCTCGTTTGACTAACTTTGGTGCCTTTGTTGATGTTGGTGGTGTTGACGGTTTAGTTCACATCTCAGAAATTTCATACAAGCACGTTGATAAGCCTAGCGATGTATTAAAGGCTGGTCAAGATGTTAAGGTCAAAGTTATCGGTATTGATGATGACAGACATCGCATCTCCCTTTCAATCAAGCAAACTGAACCTTCTCCATTTGAACAAGCCACTTCAGACTTACACGAAGGTGACATTTTTGAAGGTGAAGTTAAGTCATTGACTAACTTTGGTGCTTTCGTTGAAGTTGCTGACGGTATTCAAGGCTTAGTTCACGTTTCAGAAATTTCATATAAGCACGTGGACAAACCTAGTGATGTTTTGGAAGTTGGCCAAACTGTTAAGGTTAAGGTTTTGAACATTGACCCAAGTGAACGTCGGATTTCACTTTCAATGAAAGCAGCTGATTCTAAAGGCTCTGACAATGAAGGTTCTCGTTCACACAGTTCATACAACAATAACAGAAATTCTGTTAAGAAGTACATGAACAACGAAGACAGCGGTTTCGCTTTAGGTGACATTATTGGTGACCAATTAAAGGACCGTCGTTAA
- the der gene encoding ribosome biogenesis GTPase Der translates to MVLPVVAIVGQPNVGKSTLFNRIINERLAIVEDKPGVTRDRNYAKAEWMGQKFDLIDTGGITWENGRIEDEIRAQAEIAIDEADVIVILTSVTNHLTDLDERIAHLLYRTEKPVILAVNKADNPEQRADIYDFYSLGFGDPIPVSSVHGTGIGDLLDRIVSELPKNLAKKDDDQISFSVIGRPNVGKSSIVNQLVGEKRVIVNNEEGTTRDAVDSPFVGEDGTKFRIVDTAGIRRRGKVYEKTEKYSVMRAMGAIEHSDVVCLVLDASTGIREQDKHVAGYAHDAGRGIIIIVNKWDLPKKNSTSAKEFEQTIRQEFQYLDYAPILFVSAKTGQRLEQIPKMVKQVYQNQNQRIKSSVLNDLLLEASKLVPTPMIKGKRLRVYYMTQVSTNPPTFVVFVNDAELMHFSYQRFLVNQLRENFDFTGTPIKIIARKRK, encoded by the coding sequence ATGGTTTTACCAGTAGTTGCAATTGTTGGCCAACCAAATGTTGGTAAATCAACGCTTTTCAACCGGATTATTAATGAGCGTTTAGCAATTGTTGAAGATAAGCCAGGTGTCACTCGTGACCGTAACTATGCCAAGGCTGAATGGATGGGGCAAAAATTTGACCTAATTGATACTGGTGGTATCACGTGGGAAAACGGCCGCATTGAAGATGAAATTCGGGCGCAAGCAGAAATTGCGATTGATGAAGCTGATGTCATTGTGATTTTGACCAGCGTAACTAATCACCTGACGGACTTAGATGAGCGGATCGCACACTTACTCTATCGCACTGAAAAGCCAGTTATTTTGGCTGTAAATAAAGCTGATAACCCTGAGCAGAGGGCTGATATTTATGATTTTTACAGTTTGGGCTTTGGTGATCCGATCCCTGTATCAAGTGTTCACGGAACAGGAATTGGTGACTTACTTGATCGGATTGTTAGTGAGCTGCCAAAAAACTTAGCAAAAAAAGACGACGACCAAATTTCTTTTAGCGTTATTGGCCGACCGAATGTTGGTAAATCATCAATTGTTAATCAATTAGTTGGTGAGAAGCGAGTTATTGTCAATAATGAAGAGGGAACCACCCGGGATGCCGTTGATAGCCCATTTGTTGGTGAAGATGGTACTAAATTTAGAATTGTCGACACCGCTGGTATTAGACGTCGTGGCAAGGTCTACGAAAAGACGGAAAAGTACTCTGTGATGCGCGCGATGGGGGCAATTGAGCACTCAGACGTCGTTTGTCTTGTCTTAGATGCGAGTACAGGTATCCGTGAGCAAGACAAGCACGTTGCTGGCTATGCTCATGATGCGGGTCGCGGGATTATCATCATTGTTAACAAGTGGGATTTACCCAAGAAGAATAGTACCAGTGCTAAGGAATTTGAGCAGACAATTCGGCAAGAATTTCAGTATCTTGATTACGCACCGATTTTGTTTGTTTCTGCTAAAACCGGTCAGCGGCTTGAACAAATTCCAAAGATGGTTAAGCAGGTTTACCAAAATCAAAATCAACGAATTAAGTCTAGTGTGCTCAATGACTTACTGCTAGAAGCAAGTAAATTAGTGCCAACACCAATGATTAAGGGTAAACGCTTAAGAGTTTACTATATGACTCAAGTTTCGACTAACCCACCGACATTTGTAGTTTTTGTTAATGATGCGGAATTAATGCACTTTTCTTATCAACGCTTTTTAGTAAATCAATTGCGGGAGAATTTTGATTTTACAGGAACGCCAATTAAAATAATAGCGCGGAAGAGAAAGTAG
- a CDS encoding HU family DNA-binding protein, with protein sequence MANKAELVSEVASRTKLTKKDAATAVDVIFSAIQDDLAKGNKVQLIGFGTFEVRERAARKGRNPQTGDEIEIPASKVPAFRPGKALKEAVK encoded by the coding sequence ATGGCAAATAAAGCAGAATTAGTTTCAGAAGTAGCTTCAAGAACTAAGTTAACTAAGAAGGATGCAGCTACTGCTGTTGATGTAATTTTTAGCGCAATCCAAGATGATCTTGCAAAAGGTAACAAGGTTCAATTAATCGGCTTTGGTACTTTTGAAGTTCGTGAACGTGCAGCCCGCAAGGGTCGTAACCCACAAACTGGTGATGAAATTGAAATCCCAGCAAGTAAGGTTCCTGCATTTAGACCTGGGAAGGCTCTTAAAGAAGCTGTTAAATAA
- a CDS encoding tetratricopeptide repeat protein, with product MYSEQLLDAIEKQDFSQEKVLLKKALDNDEPEILASLAENLTGLGFTNLSKEVYRSLIAQFPKEDLFKVYLAEILLNDGEDDDGLSLLYNIKEDSSAYLDSLLVQADYYQTNGLLETAHSKLVKAAKLAPGEDIVKFGLAELDYLSGHNEQALALYQDLLTRHKNFSEVNLIDRLYQTLAKLGRYEEASKVIEDHSGDILDIDSKYQAALIMLNVNKDDQAITYLNDVINQSPDYVNAYPLLATAYEHKNDNEQVLRSSQAGLAYNELDPVLYSKGARAAAKLNDLKTAEDLLTRGLKVEPENNDLRLQLSNLYLHEGKNEANLQLFAKLDESDLESQDHWNMALSYENLDNSDKAKSEFLLAYPEFQSNPAFLKQMIRFFNTEANATEIVLQLLERYLKLEPEDGEMQELYNQLAD from the coding sequence ATGTATTCTGAACAATTACTTGACGCAATTGAAAAACAAGATTTTTCGCAGGAAAAAGTCTTACTAAAAAAGGCCTTGGATAATGATGAACCAGAAATATTGGCATCTTTAGCCGAAAATTTAACGGGCTTAGGTTTTACTAACTTATCAAAAGAAGTTTATCGCAGCCTGATTGCCCAATTTCCTAAAGAAGACTTATTTAAGGTTTATTTAGCAGAAATTTTACTGAATGATGGCGAAGACGATGATGGCCTGTCACTACTGTATAATATTAAAGAGGATTCTTCAGCCTACCTTGACAGTCTGTTAGTTCAAGCTGATTACTATCAAACTAATGGCTTGCTTGAGACAGCCCATAGTAAGCTGGTGAAGGCTGCTAAATTAGCACCTGGTGAAGATATCGTTAAGTTTGGTTTAGCTGAATTAGACTACTTAAGCGGTCATAATGAGCAAGCCCTAGCTTTGTATCAAGATTTATTAACGCGCCACAAAAACTTTAGTGAAGTCAACCTGATTGATCGCTTGTACCAGACATTGGCAAAATTAGGTCGCTATGAAGAGGCTAGCAAGGTAATCGAAGATCATAGCGGCGATATTTTGGATATTGATAGTAAATATCAGGCTGCCTTGATTATGCTCAATGTTAATAAGGACGACCAGGCAATTACATATTTGAATGATGTTATCAATCAAAGTCCGGACTATGTGAATGCATACCCACTTCTGGCAACAGCTTATGAGCACAAAAATGATAATGAGCAGGTTTTACGTTCAAGTCAAGCAGGACTAGCCTATAATGAGCTTGACCCAGTATTATATTCTAAGGGTGCACGTGCTGCTGCTAAATTGAACGACTTAAAGACAGCTGAGGATTTACTGACCCGCGGTCTAAAGGTTGAGCCAGAAAATAATGATTTACGGCTGCAATTGTCTAATCTATATTTGCATGAAGGTAAAAATGAAGCTAATCTGCAATTGTTTGCCAAACTCGATGAAAGTGATTTGGAATCACAAGACCACTGGAATATGGCACTATCTTATGAAAATTTGGATAATAGTGACAAGGCCAAAAGTGAGTTCTTGCTAGCATATCCAGAATTTCAAAGTAATCCCGCTTTTTTAAAGCAAATGATTCGTTTCTTTAACACCGAGGCTAATGCTACCGAAATTGTTTTGCAGCTCTTAGAACGCTATTTAAAGCTGGAGCCAGAGGACGGCGAAATGCAGGAATTGTATAACCAATTGGCTGATTAA
- a CDS encoding CCA tRNA nucleotidyltransferase, with amino-acid sequence MMKINELPAIFTAALPVLKTLEQAGFEAYFVGGSVRDLLLRRHIHDIDIATSAYPEEVKELFSRSIDTGIKHGTVTVLYNGGSYEITTFRTESGYQDYRRPDHVTFVQNLSEDLKRRDFTINALAMNTSGEIIDLFDGLGDLQKHIIRAVGDPEKRFNEDALRMMRAVRFMSQLQFNLETKTEQAVKDNHQLLQKISVERIRDEFVKMGIGPHSRQAFQVFLDTQLSEDVPDFDGKSDLLKIYPSLKFNPNIETSLWAIIIILLKIPNEQIAKFMRDWKNSNAMTNEVEKVVAVFDLLSERTPTDFELFEAGKDILLNAIDVAHILGQPVDSEALVDRYVALPIKSTAELAIDGRFLINAGIAPGPQLGNLLTKIKQKIIAGELENTTDAVIAFLANN; translated from the coding sequence ATGATGAAAATAAATGAATTACCCGCGATTTTTACCGCGGCACTTCCGGTCCTTAAAACACTGGAACAAGCGGGCTTTGAAGCATACTTTGTTGGTGGCTCGGTCCGTGACTTGTTACTGAGACGACATATCCATGACATTGATATTGCAACTAGTGCTTATCCAGAGGAAGTTAAAGAACTATTTAGTCGGTCGATTGATACAGGGATTAAACACGGAACCGTGACTGTCCTCTATAATGGCGGCAGTTATGAAATTACAACTTTTAGAACGGAGTCTGGCTACCAAGATTATCGCCGTCCTGATCATGTGACTTTTGTGCAGAATTTAAGTGAAGATCTTAAACGCCGTGATTTTACAATAAATGCACTGGCAATGAACACGAGCGGCGAAATCATTGATTTGTTTGATGGTCTCGGCGATTTGCAAAAGCATATTATTCGGGCTGTCGGTGATCCGGAAAAGCGCTTTAATGAGGATGCCTTACGCATGATGCGTGCGGTCCGTTTTATGAGTCAATTACAATTTAATTTGGAAACAAAAACAGAGCAGGCAGTTAAGGACAACCACCAGCTCTTGCAAAAGATTTCGGTAGAACGGATTCGTGATGAGTTTGTTAAAATGGGGATTGGCCCACATTCACGTCAGGCTTTTCAGGTCTTTTTAGATACACAATTAAGCGAAGACGTACCAGATTTTGACGGCAAAAGCGATTTATTGAAGATTTACCCAAGCTTAAAGTTTAATCCAAATATTGAAACTAGCTTGTGGGCCATTATTATTATTTTGCTTAAAATTCCTAACGAGCAAATTGCTAAATTTATGCGTGATTGGAAAAATTCAAACGCCATGACTAACGAAGTTGAAAAAGTGGTTGCTGTTTTTGATCTACTTTCAGAGCGGACACCAACCGATTTTGAACTTTTTGAAGCAGGAAAAGATATTCTGCTGAATGCAATTGATGTTGCTCATATCTTGGGTCAGCCAGTTGATTCCGAAGCCTTGGTTGACCGCTATGTTGCTCTGCCGATTAAGTCAACAGCTGAACTAGCAATTGACGGCCGGTTTTTAATTAATGCTGGAATTGCTCCGGGACCACAATTAGGTAATTTATTGACCAAGATTAAGCAGAAAATCATTGCTGGCGAACTTGAGAACACGACAGACGCAGTTATTGCCTTTTTGGCAAATAATTAA
- a CDS encoding hemolysin III family protein — protein sequence MEFKKLWQEPTTRSKAYYILDNIFSAITHGIGFGLAVAGLVLLVVKAAATGSALRIVTFSIYGACLVFLYLFSTLFHSLIFTRARNVFQIFDHTSIFLLIAGSYTPYSLVAIGGTWGWILFSLIWTLTIFGIIYYIFNRGKHTILDTVLYVVMGWLVIFSGQSLYVRLSPVGFWLLVGGGVAYTIGALLYTMRGIPFIHVIWHLFVMLGSGLMYFSVLLYV from the coding sequence ATGGAATTTAAAAAACTCTGGCAAGAGCCAACTACAAGATCAAAAGCATATTACATTTTAGACAATATTTTTAGTGCCATTACTCACGGAATTGGCTTTGGCCTAGCCGTTGCTGGTCTAGTATTGCTAGTCGTTAAAGCTGCAGCTACTGGGAGTGCATTACGCATCGTAACCTTTAGTATTTATGGTGCTTGTTTGGTCTTTTTATACCTATTTTCAACGCTATTTCATAGCCTAATCTTTACCCGTGCACGCAATGTTTTTCAAATTTTTGATCACACATCAATCTTTTTATTAATTGCTGGATCATACACGCCGTATTCGCTTGTGGCTATCGGTGGCACTTGGGGCTGGATTTTATTTAGCTTAATCTGGACATTGACCATTTTTGGCATTATTTACTATATCTTTAACCGTGGTAAGCACACAATCCTTGACACCGTTTTGTATGTTGTTATGGGTTGGCTCGTCATTTTTTCGGGGCAATCACTTTACGTTCGCCTCAGTCCCGTTGGCTTTTGGCTACTTGTTGGCGGCGGCGTTGCCTACACTATCGGCGCCTTATTGTATACCATGCGCGGTATTCCCTTCATCCATGTCATTTGGCACTTATTTGTGATGCTGGGATCGGGCTTAATGTACTTTTCAGTCCTGTTATACGTTTAA
- a CDS encoding DegV family protein, with the protein MSEIKIMTDSSAQLTPEEIEKYHITVVPLLVTIDDQTYVDGVDITRQEFVEKMTTSKELPKTSQPPIGQLVDTINGLTADGSSVIGIFLGKGLSGTVDAARQAVKIAGKAEQVSIVDSQLTDRAEGLQVLEAARGTLKGQSVQEILAHLEQIKKTQRLRMMIVNLENIIKGGRLGAVSGKIATLLNIRIELQMPGGHLKVAKKGRGKKFSLAFDNRVLADIEANKDKIKEVGISYVSLDGVPQELKDFAQKIKEINSKIDVLVRETSPVIATHAGLGAYAILYYTE; encoded by the coding sequence TTGTCAGAGATAAAAATTATGACGGATTCTTCAGCGCAATTAACGCCAGAAGAAATCGAGAAATATCATATCACAGTTGTTCCACTATTAGTGACGATTGATGATCAAACATATGTTGATGGCGTTGACATTACACGGCAAGAGTTTGTCGAAAAAATGACGACATCAAAAGAATTACCTAAGACGAGTCAGCCGCCAATTGGTCAGTTAGTTGATACAATCAATGGGCTAACTGCTGATGGTAGTAGCGTTATCGGTATCTTTTTAGGCAAAGGCTTAAGTGGCACAGTTGATGCGGCAAGACAGGCCGTTAAAATTGCAGGTAAAGCTGAACAAGTAAGTATCGTAGATTCTCAATTGACCGATCGAGCTGAGGGACTACAAGTTTTAGAAGCTGCTCGGGGTACTCTTAAAGGGCAAAGTGTTCAAGAAATCTTGGCGCACCTAGAGCAAATTAAAAAGACGCAGCGCTTGCGCATGATGATTGTTAATTTAGAAAATATCATTAAGGGTGGACGACTAGGAGCTGTTTCTGGTAAAATTGCTACTTTACTGAACATTCGTATTGAGCTGCAAATGCCGGGTGGTCATTTAAAAGTGGCTAAAAAGGGGCGCGGCAAGAAGTTCTCGCTAGCTTTTGATAATCGAGTTTTGGCTGATATTGAGGCAAACAAGGATAAAATCAAGGAAGTTGGTATTTCTTACGTTTCACTCGATGGTGTGCCGCAAGAATTAAAGGATTTTGCACAAAAAATCAAGGAAATTAATTCTAAAATTGATGTGCTAGTGCGCGAGACCAGCCCAGTAATTGCAACGCATGCTGGACTTGGTGCTTATGCAATTTTGTATTATACGGAGTAA
- a CDS encoding YozE family protein: protein MAYRESFYRYLMTQRDSDSNDEVAQFANNAQNDQTFPKQEQNYEKLSDYLELNAGYLPSMSIFDQAYEMYREKMAY, encoded by the coding sequence ATGGCTTATCGAGAAAGTTTTTATCGTTATTTGATGACGCAGCGTGACAGTGATTCAAATGATGAAGTCGCACAGTTTGCAAATAATGCTCAGAATGATCAGACTTTTCCTAAGCAGGAACAAAATTACGAAAAGCTATCTGATTACCTAGAACTAAATGCGGGTTATTTACCTAGTATGAGTATTTTTGATCAGGCTTATGAGATGTATCGGGAAAAGATGGCGTATTAA